The region aaaggtttttgtacagagttttggtgtttcctgtcactgtgggcctcagagcacagtagtacacagcagagtcagacaGCTTAGCTGAGGAGATCTTCAGAGGAACTGATCTTATCTTGGAATTGAGTGTAGATGAAAATCTGTCCCTGAACTCGTGctttgttttcccctctccaatcttAAAGCGGCTGAGAATAAATTTGGGGCTGTTGTTTCCATCCTGTTTGTACCAGAAGAGATAATCATTAGATGAACTGCTGCTATATTGACAGCCAAGTGTTACTGCCTCTCCTTCAGTAGCAGTCACATTCTCCTTGGTTGCAGCACGTTGTCTTGTTGTGCTCTGCATTctgtaaaacagcaacaaacagaaTCAGTGTGCTGTTAAAGAACATATCAATGTTGGATTGATATCAAAGAAACAGAGTTGTGTTCATACCAAGGCTCATAGCAGCCAGCAGCATGAGATGAACAGAGGCGTCATATCTGCAGTGTGGAGTAACTCTGAGCTACAGCAAGTAGAAAGAAGGCTGGGATCTCTCTGTTTAGTCTTCATCAACACTAAGTTGGTG is a window of Etheostoma spectabile isolate EspeVRDwgs_2016 unplaced genomic scaffold, UIUC_Espe_1.0 scaffold00569811, whole genome shotgun sequence DNA encoding:
- the LOC116685423 gene encoding uncharacterized protein LOC116685423 — its product is MELDGHWLGIILAALFFECKGEDRVIQPPGDVITTEGETLTLGCTFETSDTYSYLFWVPARLDRGTPSFFLHCRLELPHTMQSTTRQRAATKENVTATEGEAVTLGCQYSSSSSNDYLFWYKQDGNNSPKFILSRFKIGEGKTKHEFRDRFSSTLNSKIRSVPLKISSAKLSDSAVYYCALRPTVTGKMQSTTRQRAATNRRCDCY